A genomic segment from Malus domestica chromosome 05, GDT2T_hap1 encodes:
- the LOC103434641 gene encoding uncharacterized protein, whose protein sequence is MSLTPISLLTLYLLLFLLPPTATSTLHNLLQSQGLPAGLFPDNVKSYNLDQTGRLEVHLDRSCMTKFETRVYFESVVRANLSYGVLRGLEGLTQEELFLWLPVKGISVSDPSSGLILFDIGVAHKQLSLSLFEDPPVCKPQSQGISLKSEGGRKIGFQAQR, encoded by the exons ATGTCTCTGACACCAATATCTTTGCTCACTCTCTATCtccttctcttccttcttcctcccaCCGCCACCTCAACCCTCCACAACCTCCTCCAAAGCCAAGGCCTCCCCGCCGGGCTCTTCCCGGACAATGTGAAGTCATACAATCTCGACCAGACGGGCCGCCTGGAGGTGCATCTGGACCGCTCGTGCATGACCAAGTTTGAGACCAGAGTCTACTTTGAAAGCGTAGTCAGAGCTAATCTCAGCTATGGAGTGCTCAGAGGCTTGGAGGGTTTGACTCAGGAGGAGCTTTTTCTTTGGCTGCCGGTGAAGGGAATCTCAGTGAGCGATCCGTCTTCTGGGCTGATTTTGTTTGACATTGGTGTTGCCCATAAgcagctttctctctctctctttgaagACCCCCCGGtctgcaagcctcaatctcaag GCATTTCACTGAAGAgtgaaggaggaaggaagattgGATTTCAGGCCCAGAGATGA
- the LOC103434652 gene encoding transcription factor DYT1-like, with protein MNSVSCVLDELCLAEEEGSGGGTMSFKSKTDSEFKSKNLFAERRRREKLSGRLLALRSLVPNITNMNKATIVEDAITYIQELQQKVDLLQDQIFEMEASSEETLEPNTDETHADAAEEMKKFGIQTEVNVTKIDGNKLWVKVVLEKKRGGFTKLMGAMTTFGFELTDTSITTSSGAMMVSSCVTGFSCEMLEVEQTRELMLKIINDI; from the exons ATGAACTCTGTGAGTTGTGTCTTGGATGAATTATGCTtagcagaagaagaaggcagCGGAGGGGGAACGATGAGCTTCAAATCCAAAACTGACAGCGAATTCAAATCCAAAAATCTGTTCGCCGAGAGGAGGAGAAGGGAGAAGCTAAGTGGAAGGCTCCTTGCACTACGCTCATTGGTCCCAAATATAACAAAT ATGAACAAAGCAACCATTGTTGAGGATGCCATCACTTACATCCAGGAGCTGCAGCAGAAAGTAGACCTCCTCCAGGACCAGATTTTTGAGATGGAAGCATCATCAGAAGAAACACTGGAGCCAAACACAGACGAAACTCATGCTGATGCAGCAGAAGAGATGAAGAAATTCGGGATTCAG ACAGAGGTGAATGTGACCAAGATTGATGGGAACAAACTCTGGGTGAAGGTAGTCCTCGAGAAGAAACGAGGAGGGTTCACAAAACTGATGGGAGCCATGACCACCTTTGGCTTCGAACTCACTGACACCAGCATCACTACCTCCAGTGGAGCAATGATGGTTTCATCCTGTGTAACG GGATTCTCCTGCGAAATGCTCGAAGTTGAGCAAACCAGGGAATTGATGCTGAAGATCATCAATGACATATAG